In Acidimicrobiia bacterium, the sequence GTGCCCGCGGAGTTGTACGCGGTGTCCGCGAACACGCCGACGAGGAGTGAGCCGATCAGACCGCCGACGAGGTGCACTCCCACCACGTCGAGCGAGTCGTCGTAGCCGAACTTGTTCTTCAACCCGACGGCGAGCGCACAGACGGCACCGGCGATGAGGCCGATGTACACCGGCGACATCCCACCGACGAAACCGGCGCACGGCGTGATCGCCACGAGTCCGGCCACCAAGCCAGACGCCGCGCCCAGCGTCGTGGCGTGACCGCCGCGAATCCGCTCGACGAGGAGCCAGCTGCAGAGGGCTGCCGCCGCGGCCAGGTGCGTGTTCACGAGCGCGGTGGCTGCGAGCTCGCTCCCAGCGAGCGCGGAGCCGGCGTTGAACCCGTACCAACCGAACCACAGGATGCCCGCGCCGATGAGCGTGAGCGGCAGGTTGTGCGGCGGCATCGGGTGCGATGGCCAACCCTTGCGCTTCCCGAGCACCAGGACGGCGGCAAGCGCCGCGATACCGGCGTTGATGTGGACCACGGTCCCACCGGCGAAGTCGAGCGCACCCTCCTTGAAGAGCCAGCCCGACGGCGAGAACACCCAGTGCGCGATCGGCGCGTAGACCAGCACGAGCCAGATCGGCACGAACCAGGCCCACGCGGCCCACCGCACGCGGTCGGTGATCGCGCCGGTGATCAGCGCCGGAGTGATGATCGCGAACATGAGCTGGAACGCCATGAAGGCGAACGGCGGGATGGTCAATCCTTCGAGCCCGGTCGCGGGTGTGTGCAACGCGCCGCTCATCCAACCGAGGTCCAAGTTGCCGATGAGGTCGCCGTCCCCGCTGAACGCCAGTGAGTACACCCCCGCGGCCCACAGCACGCTCACGATGCCCATGCACCAGAAGTTGTTCATGAGCATGGCGAGCACGTTCTTCGTGCGCACCATGCCGCCGTAGAACAGGGCCAGGCCCGGCGTCATGAACAAGACCAAAGCCGCCGACGTCAGGACCCAGGCGGTATCGCCCGTGTTGAAATCCACACCCTCCCCTTCCACCATCGTCCAGTGCGCGACCGGACACGTTCACGTCAGGTTCGGCAGCAGCATCACCGGGCGCTGTTTCCCGAAGGTCGCGACAATGTTTCGGGAAGGTGAACGGGCGCGGGTGACCCGCCTGGTGCCTTGGCCAGGACCTTCGAACCCTCGGGGCCGACGTGGTGATCGACCGGTTCGAAGTGTCAGACCTCGACGGCCGCAAGGTCGACGACGAGCGCAAGCGTGCCGCGGTGGCCGCGATCCGTGGTGGCGTGCACACCAGGATGGGGCGTTCGCACGGCCGTTGGTGGTCAGGGCGCCGCGCGCACTCGCAACACGGCCGCCTTCGCCACTCCCCAGGCGAGATGTAGCGGGGCGAGCGACTCGGCGCCAAGATCGCCCAGCGTGTGGGGCACGAGGCCGTAGACGTCATCCGGGAAGGCCCGCTCCTCGAACGCGTCGCGCACGACCGGCGGAACACCGAAGCCATCGAGCACGGCCGTCGGTTCGCGGGTCACGGTGCGAACCACCTCGAGCGGCGTGGCCGACTGCTGGGCCGGGTCGACCGCAAGCAGCGCGCGCAGGTCTTCGACGATGCGGGCCGAGGCGGCGGCTCCGGCGGCACGGGCCTCGTCGTCAGCGCGAGCTCGGTCCGCGCCGTCCAGCCCGTCCCACGCATCGAGCACACGAGTGACTTGGGCCGCGATCCAGTCGGGGATGCACGCCTCGATCCCGGCCACGATCGTCTCGCCGGTGGTGCGCAACCGCTCGAGCGCAGTGCGCTCGTCCATCACACCGGGTCCCTACGCTCCGTCGTCCCGGCCTCCGGCCACGGCTGCGCTTCGGTCGGCACTCACACCTCGAGGCCCACCCGGCGCAGCGCGTCCGCGGGCTCGAGCACGAGTCCCGTGAAGAACGGGCCGAACTCGGCGAATCGGGCGGAGACCTCGTCGAAGCGCATCTCGTAGACGATCTCCTTGAGCGCGGCCGGGTCGTCGGCCAGCAGTGTGACCCCCCACTCCCAGTCGTCGATGCCGGTCGACCCTGTGATGAGCTGCAGCACCCGCCCGGCGTACCCACGCCCGACCCGCGCGTGGCCGGCCATGAGCCGCTTGCGCTCGTCGAAGTCGAGTGCAAACCAATTGTCCGTCCCGGTCCGGCGCTTCGACATCGGATAGAAGCAGATGGCCCGCTTCGCCGGCAGCTGCGGGTGCAAGCGCTGCTCCCGGTAGTGCTCGATGCGCTCCCGCCAGACCGTGAGCCGCTCTTCGACCGCGGCGGCGTCGGAGACGCCCTCCTCCGCCGCGAGGCGGGCACGCTCGTCGTCCTCGGTGGCGCCGTACTCGGAGAGCTCGGTCAGGGACAGGTACGACCAGGTCGGGACGAGGGGCGCACGGGAAAGATCAGCCTGGAGTGCCTGGAGACGGGCCAGGTCGGGTCCGACCGCCATCACGCCGAGGTCGGCCTTGTGGCCGAGCACCGCGAACGTGAGCACCTGGTGCGTGCCGTCCACGAACGCGTCGACCGCGTCGAGCACGCGCTTGGCCCCGCCCGGCTCTTCTTCCGCCCGCCGTGCGTCCACCCGGTAGAAGAGGTGCAGCACCCCCCACCCGGCCGACGGTTCCACCGAATCCACGGGATCGAGGGTAGTCAGCCCGCCTCGACGGCCTCGACTGCGGCGAGGTGGAACGAGTAGTGACGGGCCATCACGTCGCGCACTTGCGCATCGGCCTCCCAGCCCTCGCCTTCCACGAGCAGGCGGAACATGCGACGCATGAACGCGCCCTCGACATACGCGCGCTGGATCCTCGGCGGCTCGGCTTCCACGATGTCGCGCATCATGGGCGGGCAGACGGTCACCAGCTCCTGATCGACGTCGGTGAGTACCGGATCGCGGAACTCCTGCTCGAAGTCGGAGAACCAGCCCATGACCATCTCGTCGCGGACGCGGGCATCGGCGCGGGCCGCGTCGAGATAGGCGTCACGCTCGAGGAAGCGCAGCGATGCGGCGGGGAGCACCGGCTTGTAGTCGCCCCACTTGTGCAGGACGAGCGAGCAGATCCGCCGTTCCTCGATGCCCCAGAGTCTGCCCGGCGGGCTACGTCGAGACGCGGAGCCTGATCAGACCGCTTGCCGAGCGAGGAGATCGGCGAACTCGGTGATCTGGTCAGCCGGCGGGGCTACGACTTCGACGGGGACGCCGAAGTCGAACATCTCCACATTCAGACCGTTCGCAGCGTCTGCGTGCCTTGGGCTGTGAGCGCCACCGACTCATCGCGCACACGCGAGAAAGGGCGCCCCTCGAAAGGGGCGCCCTTCTCCGCGTTCGGACCGATTTAGAAGTCCATGTCTCCCATGCCGCCGCCGGGCATGCCACCGGGCATGCCGCCGCCGGCACCCTTCTCTTCGGGCTTGTCGGCAACCACCGCCTCAGTGGTGAGGAACAGCGCCGCGATCGACGCCGCGTTCTGGAGCGCCGAGCGGGTCACCTTGGCCGCGTCGATGACGCCGGCCTTGATGAGGTCCTCGTACTCCTCGGTCGCCGCGTTCAGGCCCTCGGCGCCCTTGAGGCTCCGCACCTTCTCGACGACCACGCCACCCTCGAGACCGGCGTTGAGCGCGATCTGCTTGAGCGGCTCCTCGAGCGCACGGGCCACCATGCGGGCACCGGTCGCCTCGTCACCGTCGAGCGCCTTGGCCGCGTCGAGCACCTTGGCCTGGGCCCGCAGGAGCGCCACGCCACCGCCGGCGACAACGCCTTCCTCGACCGCAGCCTTCGTGGTCTGGACGGCGTCCTCGATGCGGTGCTTCTTCTCCTTGAGCTCGACCTCGGTGGCCGCGCCGACCTTGATGATCGCGACACCACCCGACAGCTTGGCGAGGCGCTCCTGAAGCTTCTCGCGGTCGTAGTCGGAGTCGGTGTTGTCGATCTCCTGCTTGATCTGGTTGATGCGACCCTGCACCTCTTCGTGCGAGCCGGCACCCTCCACGATCGTCGTCTCGTCCTTGGTGACGACGACCTTGCGTGCCTTGCCGAGCAGGTCGAGCCCGACGTTCTCCAGCTTCAGGCCGACCTCCTCGGAGACCACCTGGCCGCCGGTGAGGATCGCCATGTCTTCGAGCATCGCCTTGCGCCGCTCGCCGAAGCCAGGAGCCTTGATGGCCACCGACTTGAACGTGCCGCGGATCTTGTTGACGACGAGCGTGGCAAGTGCCTCGCCCTCGACGTCCTCGGCGATGATCGCCAGCGGCTTGCCGCCCTGCATGACCTTCTCGAGCACCGGCAGCAGGTCCTTCACCGCCGAGATCTTCGAGGACACGAGCAGGATGTACGCGTCGTCGAGGACGGCTTCCATCCGCTCGGGGTCGGTCACGAAGTACGGGGAGATGTAGCCCTTGTCGAAGCGCATGCCCTCGACGAGGTCGAGCTCCATCCCGAAGGTCTGGCTCTCTTCGACCGTGATGACGCCGTCGGTGCCGACCTTCTCGAGCGCCTCGGCGATCATCGAGCCGATCTCCGTGTCGGCCGCTGAGATGGCGGCGACGTTGGCGATCTGCGCGGGGTCGGTCTCGACCTTCTT encodes:
- a CDS encoding ammonium transporter, whose protein sequence is MDFNTGDTAWVLTSAALVLFMTPGLALFYGGMVRTKNVLAMLMNNFWCMGIVSVLWAAGVYSLAFSGDGDLIGNLDLGWMSGALHTPATGLEGLTIPPFAFMAFQLMFAIITPALITGAITDRVRWAAWAWFVPIWLVLVYAPIAHWVFSPSGWLFKEGALDFAGGTVVHINAGIAALAAVLVLGKRKGWPSHPMPPHNLPLTLIGAGILWFGWYGFNAGSALAGSELAATALVNTHLAAAAALCSWLLVERIRGGHATTLGAASGLVAGLVAITPCAGFVGGMSPVYIGLIAGAVCALAVGLKNKFGYDDSLDVVGVHLVGGLIGSLLVGVFADTAYNSAGTDGLVESGSFDLLGKQLLAVGATLVWSFAITAAILLVLKKVLPKGIRVSEEDEDTGLDLTQHSETGYALDRV
- the groL gene encoding chaperonin GroEL (60 kDa chaperone family; promotes refolding of misfolded polypeptides especially under stressful conditions; forms two stacked rings of heptamers to form a barrel-shaped 14mer; ends can be capped by GroES; misfolded proteins enter the barrel where they are refolded when GroES binds) — protein: MPKQIAYAESARRSLETGMNKLADAVRVTLGPKGRNVVLEKKWGAPTITNDGVSIAKEIDLEDPIEKIGAELVKEVAKKTDDVAGDGTTTATVLAWAMVREGLRNVAAGANPMVLKKGIESAVATAVESIKADSKKVETDPAQIANVAAISAADTEIGSMIAEALEKVGTDGVITVEESQTFGMELDLVEGMRFDKGYISPYFVTDPERMEAVLDDAYILLVSSKISAVKDLLPVLEKVMQGGKPLAIIAEDVEGEALATLVVNKIRGTFKSVAIKAPGFGERRKAMLEDMAILTGGQVVSEEVGLKLENVGLDLLGKARKVVVTKDETTIVEGAGSHEEVQGRINQIKQEIDNTDSDYDREKLQERLAKLSGGVAIIKVGAATEVELKEKKHRIEDAVQTTKAAVEEGVVAGGGVALLRAQAKVLDAAKALDGDEATGARMVARALEEPLKQIALNAGLEGGVVVEKVRSLKGAEGLNAATEEYEDLIKAGVIDAAKVTRSALQNAASIAALFLTTEAVVADKPEEKGAGGGMPGGMPGGGMGDMDF
- a CDS encoding chlorite dismutase family protein; translated protein: MDSVEPSAGWGVLHLFYRVDARRAEEEPGGAKRVLDAVDAFVDGTHQVLTFAVLGHKADLGVMAVGPDLARLQALQADLSRAPLVPTWSYLSLTELSEYGATEDDERARLAAEEGVSDAAAVEERLTVWRERIEHYREQRLHPQLPAKRAICFYPMSKRRTGTDNWFALDFDERKRLMAGHARVGRGYAGRVLQLITGSTGIDDWEWGVTLLADDPAALKEIVYEMRFDEVSARFAEFGPFFTGLVLEPADALRRVGLEV